Genomic window (Saccharothrix australiensis):
CATCCACACCCAGTACTCCTCCGACGCCCAGTACGAGGTCGCCACGCAGGTCGCGAACGCCCGCGCGCACGGCCTCGACTGGCTCGTGATCACCGACCACGGCGGGGTGGCGCACGAGAAGTACTCGGTGGACCAGGTGGCCCCGGACATCGAACGGGCACGCGCGCGGCACCGCGACGTGGTCGTGTACCAGGGTCTGGAGTGGAACATCCCCGGCGCGGAGCACGCGACCGTCTTCCTACCGCCGGGGAAGTCCACAGTGGACATCCTGAAGGCGTTCGAGGCCGCCTACGACGGCGGCATCCTCGCCGCGCCCGCCTCCAGGGGCGGCAAGGGGCTGATCGCCAGGGCGACCTCCGCCGACGGCGAGCCGTACGCGCTGGCCGCGTTGCGCTACCTGGAGGCCCAGGTGCTCGCCGGACGCACGGAGATCGCGCTGATGTTCGCCAACCACCCCGCGCGCCGCGGCCTGGACAGCCCGCACGAGCTGCGCGGCTGGCGGGACGCCGCACCGGGCGTCGCGGTGGGCATGGAGGGCGCGCCCGGTCACCAGGCGGCGGGCATCCCGGTCGCCCTCGGCGGCCTTGGCTCGGCGCGCGGCTACTACGAGGCCGAGCCCAACGAGGACAGCTTCCCCGGCTACCGGCCGACCGGGTCGGAGAACCCGTACCGCACGTACGGCGGGTTCGACTGGATGACCGCGAAGGTCGGCGGCGTGTGGGACTCCCTGCTCGCCGAAGGGCGGCCGTGGTGGGTCACCGCGACCTCCGACAGCCACCAGGTGCACGGCGACACGTTCATCCCCGGCACGCAGGACCACGCCACGACGGGCAGCCGGGGCGCGCCGATCGACACCGGCGCGCCGCGGGCGTACGGCGACTTCTGGCCGGGCCACTACAGCGCGACGCTGGTCGCCGCGGCGTCGAAGTCGCCGGTGGACGTCATGCGCGGCCTGCGGGCGGGCCGGGTCGTCGCGGTGCACGGCGGGCTGGTCGACGGGCTGGACGTGCGGGTCCGCTCGGCGGAGGACCGCCGGGGCGTGACCGTCGGCGGCCGGACGTTCGTGCGGCGCGGCGGTGACGTCGAGGTGGTGGTCGACGTCCGGCTCGCGCGGCGGCCGAACGGTCGGGGCGGCCTGCCCCGGCCGGCGAAGGTCGACCTGATCGCCGGTCCGGTCACCGGTCCGGCGGCCGACCGGGACGCCTTCACCGCGCCGGGCACCGGCGTGGTCGAGACCTTCGAGGTGGGCCGTGCCGCGCGCGGCGCGGTGCGGTTCACCCACGTGTTCCGCGCCGTCGAGCGCTCCTTCTACCTCCGGCTGCGCGCCGGTGACGGCAACCGGCTCGCCCCGGACGGCGGCCCGGTGGTGGACGTGGCGGGCGACGCGGACCCGTGGTCGGACCTGTGGTGCTACGCCAACCCGGTGTTCGTCGACGTCGTGTGACGCCGGCGGCCTGCGCTGTGCCCGCGCCATCAGCCGGGCACAGCACGGGCCGGGCGAGGGCGGGGCGTGGCGGCGCGGAGTGCGGGCCGGGCGACGGCAGGGCGGGGCGCGGGCAGAGGCGGGGCGCGGGGCGTCACCCGTCACCCGAGCAGGCAGGCCGTCAGGCAGACCAGCGCGAGCACCGACAGGCCACGCCACAACCGGTAGCCGTAGCCGGTGAGGCACCGCATCAACAGGCTCCACGCCGTCACCACCGGACCCGCCCAGCCGACCGCGCGGGCGCGCTCCGCGTAGCGCAGGCGCTGCTTCTCCACCAGCACGGCGTCCGCCGCCACCTCCTGGCCGCCGGACCGCAGCACGGCGGCCAGCCGGTCGTAGGCGTCGGGCGTGAACCGGCGGCACGCGCCGCGCAGCAGCGCCAGCCGGCGGCGCACCGCCGAGACGTCCTCCGGACGCGGCTCCAGCCCCAGGTAGGCGAAACCGGCCAGCTCGACACCGCCGGCCGCGTGCCACAGGAACCTGTTGTCCCGCAACGAAGAACACCGCGCGAACCGGAGGTCGACCCGGCCCGCGGGCGCGTCCTCCACGGTCAGCCGCAGCTCGCCGGCGACGAGCCGCGCCGCGTCCAGCGCCACCACCCGGCCGGCGAGGTGCGCGCCCCGCAGGTCCACCCGTCCCCGCACGGCCGCGCCGGACAGCACGACGGCGCCCTCGGCGGCGAGGTCGGCCAGCAGCAGTCCGTCGCCGAGCCGCGCGTCCCGCAGGTCCAGCGCCACGCCGCCGTCGTCGTGCAGGGCCGCGCCCGACAGGTCGACGCGCCCGCCGGCGTCCAGCCCGACCAGCCGCACGCCGCCGTCGGCGCGGCACTGCGCCAGGTCGACGTCGCCCACGACGCGGACGCGCGCACCCGAGAGGCCGCGCAGCTCCGCCCGACCCGCGCGCAGGTCGCCGCCGACCCGCGCGTCCGCCAGCCGCACGCCGGACCTGATGAGCGCGAACGCCAGGTGCACGTCCCCGGCGACGCGGACGCGGTCGAGCGCGACCGGGTCCTCCTCGACCTCCGCCGCGCCGAGCACCAGCGAACCGCCGACGGCCGCGCCGACCAGGGCCAGCGACCGCAGCCGCGCCTCGGTCAGGTCCACGTCGCCGGTGAGCCGGGCACGGTCGGCGAGCAGGTCGGCGAGCCTCGCCTGGCGCAGCGACACCCCGCCGCCGACCCGCGCGTCGACCAGCACCACGGCCCCGGTCGCGGTGACGCCGATGCGCACGTCGTCCTCGCCGAGCACACCGCCGCCGACCCGCATCCCGCGCCCGTCCAGGGCGACGCCGTCCGCGCCGTCGAGCACCGCGCCGGCCAGGTGCAGGTCGCCGCCGACGCTGAGCCGGTGCGCCCGCAGGGTGGCGATCCGGCTGTCGCGCAGGGACACCTCGCCGCCGACGACGGCGTCACCCAGCTCCACCGCGCCGTGCACGGACGAGCCGGTCAGCACCAGGTCGCCCCGGCACCGCAGCCGGCGGGCGTCGAGGCCGGGCAGCTCGCAGTCCTCGAACTCCAGGCTGCGCACGGCGGCCTCGCGCAGCACCGGCGGGCGGTCGAACCGGCAGCGCGTGAACCGCAGGGCGCGCGGCGGCGCGTCGGGCAGCTCGAACACCCCGGTGACGTGGGCGTCGACCACCTCGACGGCCGTGCCCGCCCGCCCACCGCCCACCAGCTCGGCGGCGGGCAGTTCCCCGGTGGTCATCGCCCTCCCCCAATCGCCCCGTGCCGGCGGCTCGGGGTGTGGGCGATGCTAATGGTGCATAGTGCCCATTTCCTCCGCTCCACTGCGGGTCACCGGAGCGGGTGGGCGCCGAGCGCGCGGACCGGTCAGAGCAGCGCGACCAGGGCGCCCACCGCGCCCGCCGCGAGCAGCGCGCCGACCACGCCCCGCCGCAGCGCCAGCAGCCACAGCACGGCGGCGGCGAGCACGGCGAACTGCCACCCCTCGTGCAGCGACGCGGCCAGCGGGAGCGTGGAACCCGCGATCGCGCCGATCGCCGCCGCGCCCGCGCCGGTGAGGAACGCCTGGGCCGTCCCGTTGTGCCGCAGCCGCTCCAGCCGGGGACCGGTGAGCACGACGAGCACGAACGACGGCGCGAACGCGACCACGGCCGCCAGCAGCCCGCCGACCAGGCCCGCGGCGGCGTACCCGACGACGGCCACGGTGTGCACGACCGGTCCGGGCGTGACCTGGCCGAGCGCCACGGCGTTGAGGAACTGGCCGTCGGTCATCCACCCGTACGTGTGCACCGCGTCCTGCCGCATCAGCGGGATGATGACGAACCCGCCGCCGTAGGACAGCGCGCCGACCTTGGCCGCCACCCACGCGACGGCGAGCAGACCACCGCTCGCGGCGGGCAGCGCCAGCACCACCGGCCACGACGCACGCCTGCCCGGTGGTGCGCCGACGGCGACCTCCACGACGCCCGCGGCGATCAGCACGAGCACCAGCCACGGCCCGGTGACGGCCGCCGCGACACCGCCCGCGACCAGGTACGCCACCCACCGGACGCGCGGCGCCGTGCCCGCGCCGGCGCGTCGGCGGCTCGCCGGCAGCAGGCCCCACGCGGCGTGCAGCGCGACGGCGGGCACGGCGGCGCCCGCGCCCGCCGCCGCGCCGAGCACCCAGGCCGGCGGGTCGGTCGCCAGGAACAGCGCGGCCAGCGCCAGGATCAGCACCAGGCCGGGCACGATGAAGCAGAACCCGCCGACCAGCGCGCCGGCCGTGCCGCGCAACCGCCACGCGCACAGGATCGCCAGCTGGGTCGACGCGGGGCCGGGCAGCAGGTTGGTGGCCGCGACGCCCTCCTCGAACTCGGCCTCGCCCAGCCACTTCCGCCGCGTCACGCACAGGTCGCGCAGCAGTGAGATGTGCGCGGGCGGACCGCCGAACCCGATGCAGCCGATGCGGCCCCACTCGCGGGCGATCGTCGCGAGGCCCACCCCGTCCGTCACGGCGCGCTCGCGGTGGCCGTCGGGCGCTCGACGCGTCCGGTGAGCCGCGCCAGGCCGTCCTCGAACGCCTCGACCACCTCGGAAGTTCCCATCGGGGGGAATCCTCGCCGAGGTGTCCACCCCGGTCAACGACGACCACCGTGCGGCCACCCGGAGTTCACCGGGTGGCCGCACCGGGCCTCACCCGCCGGTCCTGACCTCTTCCTTCGGCTGGGCCAGGTCCAGGCTGGAGCGCAGCGTGATCGGCTTGAGCAGCAGCGCCGCGACCACGCCCACCACGCCGATGCACGCCGACAGCAGGAAGATGTGCCCGGTCGAGTCGCCGTACGCGGCGCGCACGACGTGCTGCACGCCCTCGGGCAGCGCGGCGACGTTCAGGCTGCCGCCACCCCCGCCCGTGCTCGGGTAGCCCGCCGCGGCGAGGCCCGAGGTGATGCGGTCCCGCACGTCTCGGGCCAGCACCGCGCCCAGCACCGAGACCCCGATGGTGCCGCCGAGCGACCGGAAGAACGCGATGGTCGCGCTCGCCGACCCGATGTCCCGCAGCGGCACGGTGTTCTGCACCGCCAGCACGAGGTTCTGCATGCTCATCCCGACGCCGACGCCGACCAGCAGCATCGCGCCGCCGACGAACACCAGCGACGTCGCGTGGTCGATCACGGCCAGCGCCGCGAACCCGACGACGAGCGTGCTCGCGCCGGCCACGATGTAGGGCTTGACCCGCCCGGTGCGGGTGATCAGCCGCCCGCTGACGATCGACGCGCCCAGCACGCCCGCCATCATCGGGATGGTCAGCAGCCCGGCCTCGGTGGGCGTGTAGCCCCGCCCGATCTGGAAGTACTGGCCCAGGAACACCGCGCCGCCGAACATCGCCATGCCGACCGCGAGGCTCGCCAGGATCGCCAGCGCGGTCGTGCGGCGCTTGACGATCTCCAGCGGCACCACCGGTTCCGCCGCCCGCGACTCCACGAGCACGGCCAGCCCCAGCAGCGCCAGCGAACCGCCGACCATCGCGCCGCTCTGCCACGACACCCACGCGAACGAGTCGTCCACGAACGAGATCCAGATCAGCAGCACGGACACGCCGGCGGCGATCAGCGTCGCGCCCAGGTAGTCGATCCGCACGTCGGGCCGCCGCTCGGCGCGCACCTTCAGGGTCGCCTGGAGCACGAACAGCGCCACCAGCGCGACCGGCACGCCGATGAAGAAGCACCACCGCCAGCCCAGCCAGGAGGTGTCCACGATCAGCCCGCCGAGCAGCGGCCCGCCGACCGTCGCCACCGCCATCACCGCGCCCAGGTACCCGTTGTACCGGCCGCGCTCGCGGGGCGGGATCATGGCCGCGATCACGACCTGCACCAGCGCCTGGAGCCCGCCGACGCCGATGCCCTGGAACGCGCGGGCCGCGATGAGCTGGCCGGCGGTCTGCGCGAACCCGCTGACGACCGAGCCCAGCGCGAAGACCACGATGGCCACCTGGACCATCGTCTTCTTGTCGAACAGGTCCGCGAGCTTGCCCCAGATCGGCGTGGACGCGGTGGCGGTGAGCAGGGTCGCCGTGACGACCCAGGTGTACTGGGTCTGCGAGCCGTCGAGCGCGCCGATGATCTGCGGCAGCGCGGTGGACACCACGGTGCTGCTGAGCATGGCGACGAACAGCACGAGCAGCAGGCCGCTGAGCGCTTCCAGGATCTGCCGGTGGCTCATCGGCGCGGCGCCGGCGGGGCCGGCGACCGGTTCGGCACTCATCGAGCGGCCTCCAAGGTGGAGCACAGGGCTCCTTCGACATCGGTGGTGAAGCGGCCGAGCGCCGAGGTCAGCGCCTCGACCTCGCCCGGCGTCCAGTGCGCGAGCGCCCGGCCGAGCAGGTCGGCGTGCCAGGCACGCGCCTCGGCCAGCACGGCGTGCCCGGCGTCGGTGACGGCGAGCACGCTGGCCCGGCCGTCGGCCGGGTCGGCCCGTCGCTCGACCAGGCCGTGCGCGACCAGGGCGGCCACCGACCGGCTGACGGTGGACGGGTCGAGCCCGGTGCGCCGCGCCAGTTCCTTG
Coding sequences:
- a CDS encoding MarR family winged helix-turn-helix transcriptional regulator; translated protein: MDANPNHAELVERMRELLKVVRMVRHRHTDRYPPVPTGLVGTLTLIDRTAGCHAKELARRTGLDPSTVSRSVAALVAHGLVERRADPADGRASVLAVTDAGHAVLAEARAWHADLLGRALAHWTPGEVEALTSALGRFTTDVEGALCSTLEAAR
- a CDS encoding MDR family MFS transporter; this encodes MSAEPVAGPAGAAPMSHRQILEALSGLLLVLFVAMLSSTVVSTALPQIIGALDGSQTQYTWVVTATLLTATASTPIWGKLADLFDKKTMVQVAIVVFALGSVVSGFAQTAGQLIAARAFQGIGVGGLQALVQVVIAAMIPPRERGRYNGYLGAVMAVATVGGPLLGGLIVDTSWLGWRWCFFIGVPVALVALFVLQATLKVRAERRPDVRIDYLGATLIAAGVSVLLIWISFVDDSFAWVSWQSGAMVGGSLALLGLAVLVESRAAEPVVPLEIVKRRTTALAILASLAVGMAMFGGAVFLGQYFQIGRGYTPTEAGLLTIPMMAGVLGASIVSGRLITRTGRVKPYIVAGASTLVVGFAALAVIDHATSLVFVGGAMLLVGVGVGMSMQNLVLAVQNTVPLRDIGSASATIAFFRSLGGTIGVSVLGAVLARDVRDRITSGLAAAGYPSTGGGGGSLNVAALPEGVQHVVRAAYGDSTGHIFLLSACIGVVGVVAALLLKPITLRSSLDLAQPKEEVRTGG
- the chrA gene encoding chromate efflux transporter — translated: MTDGVGLATIAREWGRIGCIGFGGPPAHISLLRDLCVTRRKWLGEAEFEEGVAATNLLPGPASTQLAILCAWRLRGTAGALVGGFCFIVPGLVLILALAALFLATDPPAWVLGAAAGAGAAVPAVALHAAWGLLPASRRRAGAGTAPRVRWVAYLVAGGVAAAVTGPWLVLVLIAAGVVEVAVGAPPGRRASWPVVLALPAASGGLLAVAWVAAKVGALSYGGGFVIIPLMRQDAVHTYGWMTDGQFLNAVALGQVTPGPVVHTVAVVGYAAAGLVGGLLAAVVAFAPSFVLVVLTGPRLERLRHNGTAQAFLTGAGAAAIGAIAGSTLPLAASLHEGWQFAVLAAAVLWLLALRRGVVGALLAAGAVGALVALL
- a CDS encoding PHP domain-containing protein; translation: MSHGHEHHHHHEPVEGSWRDTEDDRPLSVARRRFLAGLGIAAAGSAAFTAPAHAHDHPPARPSNPWSGGRDRWYAGDHHIHTQYSSDAQYEVATQVANARAHGLDWLVITDHGGVAHEKYSVDQVAPDIERARARHRDVVVYQGLEWNIPGAEHATVFLPPGKSTVDILKAFEAAYDGGILAAPASRGGKGLIARATSADGEPYALAALRYLEAQVLAGRTEIALMFANHPARRGLDSPHELRGWRDAAPGVAVGMEGAPGHQAAGIPVALGGLGSARGYYEAEPNEDSFPGYRPTGSENPYRTYGGFDWMTAKVGGVWDSLLAEGRPWWVTATSDSHQVHGDTFIPGTQDHATTGSRGAPIDTGAPRAYGDFWPGHYSATLVAAASKSPVDVMRGLRAGRVVAVHGGLVDGLDVRVRSAEDRRGVTVGGRTFVRRGGDVEVVVDVRLARRPNGRGGLPRPAKVDLIAGPVTGPAADRDAFTAPGTGVVETFEVGRAARGAVRFTHVFRAVERSFYLRLRAGDGNRLAPDGGPVVDVAGDADPWSDLWCYANPVFVDVV